Proteins co-encoded in one Daphnia carinata strain CSIRO-1 chromosome 3, CSIRO_AGI_Dcar_HiC_V3, whole genome shotgun sequence genomic window:
- the LOC130693059 gene encoding double-strand-break repair protein rad21 homolog — MFYAHFVLAKKGPLARIWLAAHWDKKLTKAHVFETNIQKSVEDILHPKVKIALRTSGHLLLGVVRIYSRKAKYLLADCNEAFVKIKMAFRPGMVDLPEENREAAVQAITLPEVFHDFDANVPDLNDAEMQAQFTLNQSRAEEITMREDYGCQLPPLNHDEEGFGDLGFGDSGPLEMIRDGSSIDHSLEPGSFFSEVRDRNESRRNRPSTSNRQRSETDTPLRDDGFGGNLGHDEIGGGLFEGGGLFDDAPIGDVPSLNEPSDLDIKVGTKSRENLESVNGPHQDSDDDGIDAYGGPPSVGGSSSSSRPASPFGGPVSTSMSHPPVSPRSPTRASGEINNLDQGTASIPEGDDQVPGVNADQTTLLHNEEEGFALAPVDTTTVKGWARHKRKRKLIVDEVKNISGEEMKSQLSDTSDIVTTLDLAPPTRRLMHWKETGGVEKLFALPGRSIPARSLFRDYQRHLTSQPTENDDFGLTPEVEKENVPLETVRSTEVVESFRQDFPEAPTPQPVKRTVGRKRKAPVDLEAEAEEHQKRREVQYQSLLAPSTQSSPVPTAVPPPEMGDHSFPQFSLPALPDVQPTEPLHTPIQPEPVESSFAEASRALSEMENMGYDQNMGNLGLDVTESFTNLPPQTPGAISERAPPTPWHDDYEMAPSVGPLDEQLADETYEQFEERVVNKRAAAMYHLVRAKMQLNDTIPFTEMAFRNNKKQVAQKFYSLLVLKKNQVLELSQPKSYAEIMVTQGPKFDSPSL; from the exons ATGTTTTATGCCCATTTTGTTCTTGCTAAGAAGGGCCCACTTGCCCGTATTTGGTTGGCGGCCCATTGGGATAAGAAACTAACTAAAGCTCATGTATTCGAAACAAATATTCAGAAGTCTGTGGAAGATATTTTGCATCCTAAg gTGAAAATTGCTTTAAGAACATCTGGTCATCTGCTTCTTGGTGTGGTCAGAATATACTCTCGCAAGGCCAAGTATCTGCTAGCTGATTGCAATGAAGCTTTTGTGAAGATTAAAATGGCTTTCAGACCTGGTATGGTGGATTTGCCTGAAGAAAATAGAGAAGCAGCTGTCCAAGCAATTACTTTGCCTGAAGTTTTTCATGATTTTGATGCAAATGTTCCAGACTTGAA TGATGCTGAAATGCAAGCACAGTTTACCCTTAATCAGTCACGAGCTGAAGAAATAACAATGCGCGAGGACTACGGGTGTCAGTTACCACCGTTGAATCAtgacgaagaaggctttggTGATCTTGGATTCGGCGATTCGGGACCCTTAGAAATGATTCGTGATGGGTCGTCAATTGACCACTCACTAGAACCT GGAAGCTTTTTCAGTGAAGTTCGTGATCGCAATGAATCTCGCCGGAATCGTCCGTCTACGTCCAATCGCCAACGATCCGAAACGGACACACCCCTAAGAGACGATGGTTTTGGCGGAAATCTTGGACATGATGAAATTG GTGGAGGTCTTTTTGAAGGTGGTGGTCTGTTTGATGATGCCCCAATCGGCGACGTACCATCATTGAACGAACCGTCTGACCtc GATATTAAAGTAGGAACGAAAAGTCGAGAAAATCTGGAAAGTGTCAATGGGCCCCATCAAGATTCTGACGATGACGGAATTGATGCTTACGGAGGACCACCATCCGTAGGGGGAAGTAGTTCATCATCACGACCCGCCAGTCCGTTTGGTGGTCCCGTATCTACCAGTATGAGTCACCCTCCGGTGTCACCCAGATCTCCCACACGTGCTTCTGGTGAAATTAATAACCTTGACCAAGGTACTGCCAGCATTCCGGAAGGCGATGATCAAGTACCAGGAGTTAATGCCGACCAAACTACACTTCTCCATAACGAAGAAGAAGGCTTTGCTCTCGCCCCTGTCGATACGACTACAGTCAAGG GATGGGCTCGTCACAAACGCAAAAGGAAACTCATCGTTGACGAAGTTAAAAACATATCAGgagaagaaatgaaatcaCAACTCTCAGATACATCCGACATTGTGACTACCCTGGATTTGGCCCCACCTACGAGAAGACTTATGCACTGGAAAGAAACCGGAGGAGTAGAAAAACTTTTTGCACTTCCCGGAAGGTCAATACCAGCCCGCTCATTGTTTAGG GATTACCAAAGGCACCTCACTAGCCAGCCAACAGAAAATGATGATTTCGGCCTAACGCCTGAggtggaaaaggaaaatgttccGTTGGAAACAGTGCGCTCCACAGAGGTTGTCGAATCGTTTCGTCAAGACTTTCCAG AAGCGCCTACACCTCAACCTGTAAAACGCACAGTAGGACGTAAGCGAAAAGCTCCCGTTGACTTAGAGGCTGAGGCCGAGGAACATCAGAAACGAAGAGAAGTTCAATATCAGAGCTTACTGGCACCATCAACACAGTCATCTCCTGTTCCCACTGCCGTTCCGCCACCAGAAATGGGAGATCATTCATTTCCGCAATTTTCACTTCCCGCTTTACCTGATGTTCAGCCTACAGAGCCATTGCATACTCCCATCCAACCGGAACCAGTGGAATCTTCATTCGCAGAGGCCTCAAGAGCATTATCCGAAATGGAAAACATGGGATACGACCAG AATATGGGAAATCTCGGCTTAGATGTTACTGAATCTTTTACCAATTTGCCTCCACAAACGCCTGGAGCAATTTCAGAGCGTGCACCCCCCACGCCTTGGCATGACGATTACGAAATGGCACCATCAGTTGGTCCC TTAGATGAGCAGTTGGCAGATGAAACCTATGAGCAGTTTGAAGAGCGCGTTGTTAATAAGCGAGCTGCGGCAATGTATCACCTTGTGCGTGCGAAAATGCAGCTAAATGACACGATACCTTTCACGGAAATGGCTTTCCGgaacaacaagaaacaa GTTGCACAGAAGTTTTACTCTCTACTGGTCCTGAAGAAAAACCAGGTTCTTGAGTTATCACAACCCAAGTCCTACGCTGAAATCATGGTTACACAGGGGCCTAAATTTGATTCGCCGTCCTTGTGA